The following proteins come from a genomic window of Candidatus Zixiibacteriota bacterium:
- the csrA gene encoding carbon storage regulator CsrA, with translation MLILTRKLGESITIGDNIKVTVLGIYGRQVRLGIDAPLKVVVHREEVYVKIQQENRKAAQAGKKDLMSVVTMLKNKFKGDIKPDLDAKSELEYRDSKSKKERNDDIRPEGKP, from the coding sequence TTGTTAATTCTAACACGGAAGTTAGGAGAGTCCATAACCATCGGTGACAACATAAAGGTCACCGTTTTGGGGATTTACGGACGGCAGGTGCGCCTCGGGATCGACGCGCCCCTGAAGGTAGTCGTGCACCGCGAGGAGGTGTACGTCAAGATCCAGCAGGAGAATCGCAAAGCCGCGCAGGCGGGGAAGAAGGACTTGATGTCGGTGGTGACGATGCTCAAGAACAAGTTCAAGGGCGACATCAAGCCGGACCTTGACGCCAAGTCGGAACTGGAGTATCGCGATTCCAAGAGCAAGAAGGAACGGAACGACGATATACGACCAGAAGGAAAGCCGTAG